In Lentilitoribacter sp. Alg239-R112, the following proteins share a genomic window:
- a CDS encoding TetR/AcrR family transcriptional regulator: MRLTAENKEKIRKSILQGAADLFRKHGVDDVNLDQVMAAVGLTRGAFYAHFRSKNALFAAVVEDQHPLLRMLIARKGQTADELWADMLTIFGGYMSPQYHEQIFASCTLAALQGDVTRAKPEIKQAYEGVWKQVMSEMVRGQEPHFDHEHAEHAHGFDCDCHLEGQSFYMISAPIIEAALVMAVGAVSAAEALSSDEDRARILTSAKLGFDQLIGSARKPLNLEEKQL; encoded by the coding sequence TTGCGCTTAACTGCTGAAAATAAAGAGAAAATTCGGAAAAGTATCTTGCAGGGCGCTGCTGATTTGTTCCGAAAACATGGTGTTGATGATGTTAATCTTGATCAGGTTATGGCAGCTGTGGGCCTTACCCGTGGCGCATTTTATGCGCATTTTAGATCGAAGAATGCTCTGTTTGCAGCGGTTGTGGAGGATCAGCATCCATTATTGAGAATGTTGATTGCGCGAAAGGGGCAAACCGCGGATGAATTATGGGCTGATATGTTGACAATATTTGGTGGCTATATGTCACCACAATATCATGAGCAGATTTTTGCCAGTTGCACATTGGCAGCGCTCCAGGGAGATGTGACGAGAGCCAAACCGGAAATTAAACAGGCTTATGAAGGTGTCTGGAAGCAAGTCATGTCTGAAATGGTGAGAGGGCAAGAGCCACATTTTGACCATGAGCATGCCGAACATGCGCATGGTTTTGATTGTGATTGCCATCTTGAAGGACAGTCATTTTATATGATCTCCGCACCAATTATCGAAGCAGCATTGGTTATGGCAGTTGGCGCTGTTTCTGCCGCCGAGGCGCTTTCCAGTGATGAGGATCGCGCTCGAATTTTAACATCCGCAAAATTGGGATTCGATCAGTTGATCGGCTCTGCGCGCAAACCATTAAATTTAGAGGAGAAACAACTATGA
- a CDS encoding MAPEG family protein: MVEITPLYGALTAILMAILSTRAGLMRGKYKIALGDGGNKELALNIRRFGNLSEYAAMVIVLMLLMELNGASAKMLHTYGSIFIALRLIHPIVLFSDMPPPKWKMLGRFISAGGTAILMVFGAFILLSA; the protein is encoded by the coding sequence ATGGTCGAAATTACACCACTTTACGGCGCACTAACGGCAATTCTTATGGCCATTTTATCTACAAGAGCTGGTTTAATGCGCGGCAAATACAAAATTGCATTGGGTGATGGCGGTAATAAGGAACTTGCACTCAATATTCGCAGGTTTGGAAACCTGTCTGAGTATGCTGCAATGGTCATCGTGCTGATGCTGTTGATGGAACTTAATGGTGCATCTGCAAAGATGCTTCACACCTATGGTTCGATTTTCATAGCTCTACGTCTTATCCACCCTATCGTCCTATTCTCCGACATGCCGCCACCTAAGTGGAAAATGCTCGGCAGATTTATCTCCGCAGGAGGGACGGCGATTTTGATGGTGTTTGGCGCATTTATATTGTTGTCCGCTTAA
- a CDS encoding YbaN family protein, protein MAISGLCSSKAAVAEAGGLFEDDTIFRYFLRMPAELSERPLIITELMKIVSKGGWLVAGMVALAFGAVGAFLPVLPTTPFVILAAFCFGKSSPRLQSWLENTRLFGPMIADWREKGAIAPRYKIIAVAMMAIMFIGSFIYGASALVLALQALGMSLGAAYVLTRPN, encoded by the coding sequence ATGGCTATATCAGGTCTATGCTCATCAAAAGCAGCCGTGGCAGAGGCTGGTGGGCTTTTTGAGGACGATACAATATTTCGATATTTCTTGAGGATGCCGGCGGAATTGAGTGAAAGACCATTAATAATAACTGAGCTTATGAAAATCGTTAGCAAGGGTGGATGGCTTGTTGCTGGTATGGTTGCGCTCGCATTTGGAGCCGTCGGCGCATTTTTGCCTGTTCTGCCAACAACTCCATTTGTTATTCTGGCAGCTTTTTGCTTTGGAAAAAGTTCACCCCGGCTTCAGTCATGGCTGGAAAATACCAGATTGTTTGGGCCAATGATTGCAGATTGGCGCGAAAAAGGTGCTATTGCGCCTCGCTATAAAATCATAGCTGTTGCAATGATGGCGATCATGTTTATCGGCAGTTTTATATATGGCGCTTCCGCTCTTGTTTTAGCTCTTCAAGCGCTGGGAATGTCTCTTGGTGCTGCATATGTTTTAACACGGCCAAATTAA
- a CDS encoding helix-turn-helix transcriptional regulator, whose protein sequence is MMSSTKVRIDERDDILAVICKETQSYFKLDFDQWASCWLHDERTMYVCSSQDMGLIVHKGWDAVYTNMQRDFTAGDNCKKLDVKRENLDITYQQGIAWATFDEISLNENGDLDESFQTRILEWVDGAWKMVFLSLAVRRNQDQRSKQLAVTSDGHVVWMTKYMSDIFSADSSEYAGFMISAGRFRATNPEFDKALQNAISRAAELHSYAAQYRFMKRTGRGFRYPVILGEDEFGSVISCSLSVRDGVTYIDLAQDHALERRLLTSKVIFGLSNGQLALSKHIASGKSLTISAGELDISVNTARTHLTRIYEKTGVNSQTALVRLLLSVG, encoded by the coding sequence ATGATGAGTTCAACTAAAGTACGCATTGATGAACGAGATGATATTCTTGCTGTAATTTGCAAAGAAACGCAGTCATATTTTAAATTGGATTTCGACCAATGGGCGTCTTGTTGGTTGCATGATGAGCGCACGATGTATGTTTGTTCATCACAGGATATGGGGCTGATTGTCCATAAAGGTTGGGATGCGGTTTACACCAATATGCAAAGGGATTTTACTGCTGGTGATAACTGTAAAAAATTGGATGTTAAACGCGAAAATCTAGATATCACATATCAACAGGGTATAGCATGGGCGACCTTTGATGAAATCTCCTTAAATGAAAATGGCGATCTAGATGAGAGTTTTCAGACACGGATTCTCGAATGGGTAGATGGTGCTTGGAAAATGGTATTCTTATCGCTTGCTGTGCGCCGCAATCAAGATCAAAGGTCTAAGCAACTCGCCGTAACATCTGATGGGCATGTGGTTTGGATGACAAAATACATGTCAGACATATTCTCAGCTGACTCGTCTGAATATGCAGGTTTTATGATCTCGGCAGGTCGGTTTCGTGCAACCAATCCAGAATTTGACAAGGCTTTACAAAATGCGATTAGCCGCGCGGCTGAGCTGCATAGTTATGCAGCTCAATATCGATTCATGAAGAGAACAGGACGCGGATTCCGCTATCCTGTCATACTTGGTGAGGACGAGTTTGGCTCGGTTATATCCTGCTCATTATCAGTTCGCGATGGCGTTACATATATTGATCTTGCTCAAGATCATGCGCTTGAGCGTCGCCTTCTAACATCTAAAGTTATATTTGGCCTGTCTAACGGGCAGTTGGCGTTATCTAAGCATATTGCAAGTGGCAAAAGTTTGACGATATCGGCAGGTGAATTGGATATCAGCGTAAATACGGCCAGAACGCATCTCACGCGGATATACGAGAAAACAGGTGTTAATTCACAAACAGCACTGGTTCGACTGCTGCTCAGTGTTGGGTAG
- a CDS encoding cupin domain-containing protein, translated as MNLNADFSERVMIHCDEIEWKASPMPGVDRRMLDRIGDEVARATTIVRYAAGSKFSSHTHTGGEEFIVLEGVFQDEHGDFPVGTYVRNPPTSSHTPRSDEGCTIFVKLWQFDLDDRNQVTIDMNKQAESSDNVALFNDAREHVSFHTWHAGDEVEMELPRGGEFFVLEGGFEEGGDKLRKHSWLRLPQGAKFQAKIGAEGAKVWIKTGHLPFAKAPRV; from the coding sequence ATGAATTTGAATGCTGACTTTAGTGAACGCGTGATGATCCATTGTGATGAAATAGAATGGAAGGCCTCGCCCATGCCGGGCGTTGACCGCCGTATGCTCGATCGTATTGGGGATGAGGTTGCGCGTGCAACCACAATCGTGCGTTATGCGGCGGGTAGCAAATTCTCCAGCCACACCCATACGGGAGGGGAGGAGTTCATCGTTCTCGAAGGGGTGTTTCAAGATGAGCATGGTGATTTTCCTGTCGGGACATATGTGCGTAATCCGCCCACATCTAGCCACACACCAAGGTCTGATGAAGGTTGCACGATCTTCGTCAAGCTTTGGCAATTTGATTTGGATGATCGCAATCAGGTCACCATTGATATGAATAAGCAAGCAGAGAGCAGCGACAATGTAGCCTTATTCAATGACGCGCGTGAACATGTGAGTTTCCACACATGGCATGCTGGTGACGAGGTGGAGATGGAACTACCAAGAGGTGGGGAGTTCTTTGTGCTAGAAGGTGGCTTTGAAGAAGGTGGCGATAAACTTCGCAAACATTCATGGCTCCGTTTACCACAAGGCGCAAAATTTCAAGCCAAAATTGGAGCTGAGGGCGCTAAAGTCTGGATAAAAACAGGCCATCTGCCCTTCGCAAAGGCACCAAGGGTATAA